The Chondrinema litorale genome includes a window with the following:
- a CDS encoding BF3164 family lipoprotein: MKKLIFLSVTISLFIFSCTNEKTSNVVEEETVKTTLSDKVYTNSEVRHFLEKFPFIEKEVELTPLKEIVSAPYQLFKLDTTLIMVGASNSEHAASVWNIKDGSYIKSILPIGKGPGEYLPPLFCTMNGRTLSAYEESKKSFYRFTLSPQYDAELTYRSKELLSPPPAYVYEIDSTSFLSIPRTEATRIMIYNNDCDLLYKGADFPDNMEQNDLSAAVKFFVYQGFCDIKPDKTKCAIVSVFTGNFEIYSLTDNKVEEVFAEEVSKSIKLEGYADNEQGQYAAVDRNHPRGFENLYAGEEYLYLLYIGKSDAEKEAKFNPLLLKYDWEGKRIAAYKVDSKIQTFTIDEAENKFYGIDANAENLVTFEL, from the coding sequence ATGAAAAAACTCATTTTTTTATCTGTCACCATCTCACTTTTTATCTTCTCATGCACAAATGAAAAAACATCCAATGTAGTAGAAGAAGAAACTGTTAAAACAACATTAAGTGATAAGGTTTATACAAACTCGGAAGTAAGACATTTTTTAGAAAAATTTCCTTTTATTGAGAAAGAGGTTGAGCTAACACCTTTAAAAGAGATTGTATCAGCTCCTTATCAGTTGTTTAAATTAGATACCACATTAATTATGGTGGGTGCTAGCAATTCTGAGCATGCAGCCTCTGTTTGGAATATCAAAGATGGTTCTTACATCAAAAGTATATTACCAATAGGCAAGGGGCCGGGAGAGTATTTGCCACCATTGTTTTGTACCATGAATGGAAGAACTTTATCTGCTTATGAAGAATCTAAAAAATCCTTTTACAGATTTACACTTTCACCTCAATACGATGCTGAATTAACTTACAGATCAAAAGAGCTATTATCGCCACCACCGGCTTATGTTTATGAAATTGATAGTACTTCTTTTTTAAGCATTCCAAGAACAGAAGCAACCAGAATTATGATATATAATAACGATTGCGATTTGCTCTATAAAGGTGCAGATTTTCCCGATAATATGGAGCAAAACGATTTGAGTGCAGCTGTTAAATTTTTTGTTTATCAAGGTTTTTGCGACATTAAGCCTGATAAAACTAAATGCGCGATTGTATCTGTATTTACTGGAAATTTTGAAATCTATAGCCTAACCGATAATAAGGTTGAAGAGGTATTTGCAGAGGAAGTGAGCAAATCTATTAAGCTAGAAGGTTATGCAGATAATGAGCAGGGGCAATATGCAGCAGTAGATAGAAATCACCCAAGAGGATTTGAGAATTTGTATGCAGGTGAAGAGTATTTATACCTGTTATATATTGGTAAAAGTGATGCAGAAAAAGAAGCGAAATTTAATCCACTTTTGCTTAAATACGACTGGGAAGGCAAGCGAATTGCTGCTTATAAAGTTGATAGCAAGATACAAACTTTCACCATAGACGAAGCTGAAAATAAATTCTATGGTATTGATGCAAATGCAGAAAACCTAGTAACATTTGAGCTTTAA
- a CDS encoding helix-turn-helix domain-containing protein yields MDRITKDTDIREYRRKLVVRLSKRGLKQQSIAEVLECSQGLVSQVLSTYEQTGISGIKKKKHPGASPKLTLAQQQELQAHLVRGATKAGFPTQG; encoded by the coding sequence ATGGATAGAATAACAAAAGATACCGACATTAGAGAATATAGGAGAAAGTTAGTGGTTCGCTTATCGAAGAGAGGACTAAAACAACAAAGTATTGCAGAGGTACTTGAGTGTAGTCAAGGCTTAGTTAGTCAAGTTCTTTCCACTTATGAGCAAACTGGTATTTCTGGCATCAAAAAGAAAAAACATCCAGGAGCTAGCCCAAAACTTACCCTAGCTCAACAGCAAGAACTCCAAGCTCATTTAGTCAGAGGGGCTACTAAAGCTGGTTTTCCTACCCAAGGATGA
- a CDS encoding 6-bladed beta-propeller → MKLLPILSIILLVIACTPKDADNAITQTERDEIVNVTDKITEVDLDSLMLGMSHLHLLDSFLIVAENKALNSEVIHIFNKNTFNYITSTGVLGRGPGEISRIGNLSIDEQRKIIWVPDHGKEVLFKFPLDSILNNPSFLPTEKLKLDPSLFITNFSFLNDSIALGLGIEPTSNNTFNMATVKLNVVNNTTEKFGFEFNELEKIRFNFAMSKSKNRYVKCFRNVDLITICDLEGNLIRNVFGPNWGKKFKPRHSFFSGVEITDTNIIAAYIGDESIVFDESNTPKGNIPTKLMFFDLEGNYQKTIETGSKVWSFCIDNENNRVICFFNDRLNPIGYFSL, encoded by the coding sequence ATGAAGCTACTGCCGATCCTTTCCATCATTTTACTAGTAATTGCTTGCACCCCAAAAGATGCTGATAATGCAATTACACAAACAGAAAGAGATGAAATCGTCAATGTAACAGACAAAATAACTGAGGTCGATTTAGATTCTCTAATGCTCGGAATGTCGCATTTACATTTACTAGATAGTTTCTTAATTGTTGCAGAAAACAAAGCTTTAAACTCAGAAGTGATACACATATTCAATAAGAATACTTTTAATTACATTACTAGCACTGGTGTACTTGGTAGAGGTCCTGGAGAGATTTCGAGAATTGGTAATTTAAGTATAGATGAACAGCGCAAAATAATTTGGGTGCCAGACCATGGAAAAGAAGTACTGTTTAAATTTCCCTTAGATAGTATTTTAAATAATCCATCTTTTTTACCTACAGAAAAGTTAAAGCTAGACCCAAGTTTATTTATCACAAATTTCAGTTTTTTAAACGATAGTATCGCTCTTGGACTTGGAATAGAACCCACTTCTAATAATACCTTTAACATGGCTACTGTTAAACTCAATGTTGTAAATAATACTACAGAAAAATTTGGTTTCGAATTTAATGAGCTTGAAAAGATTAGATTCAACTTTGCCATGTCTAAGTCAAAAAACCGATATGTAAAATGCTTTCGCAATGTCGATTTAATTACAATTTGTGATTTAGAAGGAAACCTAATTCGTAATGTATTTGGACCCAATTGGGGTAAGAAATTTAAACCCAGACATAGTTTTTTTTCTGGTGTAGAAATAACGGATACAAACATTATTGCTGCTTACATTGGTGATGAAAGTATTGTATTTGATGAAAGCAATACACCCAAAGGGAATATACCAACCAAACTCATGTTTTTCGATTTGGAAGGGAATTACCAAAAGACAATAGAAACAGGCAGCAAAGTGTGGAGCTTTTGTATAGATAATGAAAATAACAGAGTGATCTGCTTCTTTAACGATCGCTTAAATCCCATTGGGTATTTTAGTTTGTAG
- a CDS encoding 6-bladed beta-propeller yields MKNKIIFLIFIYILSLLGCQHQETTYTKLEAENAVFIDIDHPSEVSFKDYFSNIEIIPLETNENSLIARQGKTLYHDHKFFLLDKSQNALFIFTDKGKFIKKIQRVGRGPGEYTLVYDFNINPYTNNLELLDPRGAILVYNLDGEFISEISLPNDNSAYHNFINVSPDTVLFYTASNEKVFSLYARSKDEILRQFYDALHHNFPIKTQNTPLYKSNGNIYYTDAAQNHFYKYENDSLISQYTWDFGKYNFNLYEELPLDQDVLSLLKYFKNIENNKDNAAYNVQARLVTNNYVFTSFFFVQGGEQKFGNIIYNTQTDQSEFFEQFKEGGNFYSANICAGGIYDVIPPQVITNQDLGIIGPSLEMLSETDKEKWSKITLNDNPVIIRYTFKEGMVSKN; encoded by the coding sequence ATGAAAAACAAGATCATTTTTTTAATTTTTATTTATATACTTAGCCTTTTAGGGTGTCAACATCAAGAAACAACGTACACTAAATTAGAAGCTGAAAATGCAGTGTTTATCGATATAGATCATCCATCTGAGGTTTCTTTTAAAGATTATTTTTCGAATATTGAAATTATACCTTTAGAAACTAATGAAAATTCTCTAATTGCTAGGCAGGGGAAAACGCTTTATCATGATCACAAATTTTTCTTATTGGATAAGAGCCAGAATGCGCTGTTTATTTTTACTGATAAAGGGAAATTTATTAAGAAAATTCAACGAGTTGGAAGAGGTCCTGGTGAATATACTTTGGTTTACGATTTTAATATTAATCCTTACACAAATAATTTAGAACTTCTTGATCCTAGAGGAGCTATTTTAGTTTACAATTTAGATGGAGAATTTATTAGTGAAATCAGCTTACCTAATGATAATAGCGCTTATCATAATTTTATAAATGTTTCTCCTGATACTGTTTTATTTTATACTGCTTCAAATGAAAAAGTATTTTCATTATACGCTAGAAGTAAAGATGAAATACTGAGACAGTTTTATGATGCTCTACATCATAATTTTCCTATAAAAACTCAAAACACGCCACTATATAAATCTAATGGTAATATTTATTATACTGATGCTGCTCAAAACCATTTTTATAAATATGAAAATGATAGTTTAATAAGTCAATACACGTGGGATTTTGGTAAATATAATTTCAATCTTTATGAAGAATTGCCATTAGATCAAGATGTTTTGTCTCTTTTAAAATATTTTAAAAACATTGAAAATAATAAAGATAATGCAGCTTATAATGTTCAAGCAAGATTAGTTACGAATAACTACGTTTTCACTTCATTCTTTTTTGTACAAGGTGGAGAGCAAAAGTTTGGCAATATTATCTACAACACTCAAACTGATCAGTCTGAATTTTTTGAACAGTTTAAAGAGGGTGGTAACTTTTATTCAGCAAATATATGTGCCGGTGGAATTTATGATGTAATACCACCTCAAGTAATAACAAATCAAGATTTAGGCATTATTGGACCATCGCTAGAAATGCTAAGTGAAACCGATAAAGAAAAGTGGAGCAAAATAACTTTAAACGATAATCCAGTGATTATTAGATATACTTTTAAAGAAGGTATGGTGAGTAAAAACTAA